CTTAATGTCCCCTTTGCCATCAATTGCTTGGCCCAATGGGTTAACAACCCGGCCAATTAATTGATCTCCAACGGGAACTTCCATGATACGACCAGTCCGCTTAACGGTGTCACCTTCGGTAATTCCAGTGAAATCACCCAAGATAACGATACCAACGTCACTGGTTTCAAGGTTTTGGACCATCCCATAAACCCCGTTATCAAATAAAAGCAGCTCACCTTGTAAGGCGTTGTCCAAGCCATGGGCCCGGGCAACCCCGTCACCAACGTAAGTTACCGTACCAGTTTCTTCAACTGAGAGTTCATCTTCGTAGTTTTCTAATTGTTGTTTAATTAGAGTACTGATTTCCTCAGCTTTAATGCTCATGAAAGTTTCACCTCTTTACCTGCAGATTTGTTATGCCAACAGTTGACGTCGCAACTTGCTGATCTTCGTCTTGAGACTCCCATCCAGAATCATGCCGGCGGACTTAACAATCACGCCACCAAAAATCGTGGGATCGACTTGACTATCTAAAATAACTTTCTGAGCGCCAACCCGTTGCGCGTAAGCCGTCGCAATCCGGTCCTTTTGCTCCGCAGAAAGATCGACCGCCGTGGTTACGTGGGCATAAACCGTGTGGTGCTTTTCGTCATACAAGGCCTGAAACTGATCAATGATGGCGACCATCACGTCCATTCGGCCGTAATCGTAAACCATGCGGATCAAGTTTTTAATGTACGGAGACGCTTGGCTGGTCAATTGACCCACCAAAGCCTCTCTGTCCGCAGCCTGTAAACTAGCGTCTGAGAGTACAGTACCCAATCGTGGGTTGTCCTGGAAGACACGTCGAAGCTGCTGGAGTTCGGTATAGCCGTCCTCCAGTTGGTCTTTTTCGGACAACAATTCAAATAATGCGCGTGCGTAGCGCTTGGCTACGGTTGTCCTATCAAGACTCATGATGCTTCCCCAACCCTTCAATGTAAGAATCAATCAATGCCTTTTGGTCATCAGCGTTTAATTCTCTTTGAATGATCTTGGAAGCAATCGCAATAGATAGGTCCGCCACATCGTTCCGCGCACTTGCTAAGGCGTCTTCACGTTCTTGGGCGATGTCCTTTTGGGCATTGACCTTCAACGTTTGCGCGTCCGTTTGGGCCTGAGCAACGATTTGTTCACGTTGTTGTTGGCCATTGGATTTCGCATCTTGCACGATGGTTGCAGCTTCCGCTCGCGACCCGTTTAAAGCCTGTTGGCGCTTAGTCACCAACTCAGCGGCATCGGTCCGGGATTTCTCGGCGGAATCGATGTCGTTAGCAATTTTGTCAGAACGATCCTGCATCATCTTGGTCACGGGTCCCCAAGCAAAAATCTTGATTAACCACATCAACAAGATAAAGCAGACGAGGTAGAAGAGTGAGTCACCAAAGTACAGTGCTTGATCAACTACTAAATGTGAGAGCATCTATTGGCACCTCCTTTTTAAAAATTAATTAAAAAATAAGTTCAACTACTTGTTCATGATCATTAAAGCGACAACGAACGAAATGATTGGCATGGCTTCAACCAGCCCAACACCAATAAACATAGTCGTCCGTAACTGACCTGATAATTCTGGTTGACGAACCATACCTTCAAGCGTCTTGGAGATAACGATACCATCACCAATACCACCGCCGACAGCGGCCCCGAACATAGCAATACCAGCTGCAATTGCACCCATTATATGTTTCCTCCTTATAATTAAAAAACATCGTTTATTTCTCGACAACCTTTTGAGAAATATAAACTGTCGACAATGTGACGAACACGAAAGCTTGGATGGCCCCCAAGAATGCAGAGAACCCTTGCCAAATCATTTCGACTGGAACTGCGACAATCATCGTCGCAATGCCGTGTGAAGTTGCTAACCCCCAAATAACTTTGAGGAGCATTTCACCTGAGAAGATCACCCCGAAGATACGAAGACCTAACGTTAGGAAATTCGTGAATTCCTCGAAGATGCTAATTGGTAGCCAGAAGACGAACGGTTTGAGGTAGTTAGCAAAGTGCTTCTTGTACCCCAAGCGTTGAACCCCTGAATATTGGGCAACCATCATAGTCATCAGTGAGAACGTCAAGGTTAAAACAGGATCTGACGTTGGACTGCGGACGATGGTAGCACCATGGAACGTAAGCTGAAGAAATAGCCCCAATTGATTAGACAGGAACAGGAAGAGGAACAACGTAAAGCCGTACAAGCCAAAGCTGCTGACTTGATCGGCGGGAATCGACCCCTTCAAGATCCCATTAGTAAACTCAATCAGCCATTCCAGGAAGTTTTGTCCTTTGGAAGGTTTCATCGTGATATGCCGTGAGGTAAAAAATATCACTGCAAACGCCAAAAGAAAAATAATCAACCCAGATACGATATTAACCGTACTAAATGTCAATCCAAGAAATTGGAAGGTTGAAACTGGACCATCATTCACCGAATATCACCTCTTTTCACACTATATGAACGTAGCCTCCAAGTGCTAGTAAACCGGCAAAAACTCACTAAACTCTTGAAATTTACGGAATAGTGAACGAAGCGAGCGCTCCATTCAAATACACTGGAAATGATACCACCAATTGGTCTAAAAAACAAAACAATTTTCACAGAAATGTAACAAGATTGCTCTAACCCCCGTCAGCGCTGAAATACAGGTACTTCAGCAATGTAAGCGTTAACACTAGCCAGTTGCGTGCGCATCCAGACTAACGCTTGACAATTCGACTGAACTTACCAACCAAAAAGATGAAAATGGCAAAGAAGAGACCCGGCAATCACTGCCGAATCTCTTCTCAACATTTACTTCGTTCCAAATAAACGGTCCCCGGCATCGCCAAGTCCCGGCACGATATAACCATCTTCGTTCAAATGGTCATCTAATGCCGCCGTATAGATATCCACGTCTGGGTGTTTAGCTCGTAAGGCCTTGACCCCTTCTGGTGCGGAAACCAAGCAGACAAACTTAATGTTGCTGGCCCCCCGCTTCTTCAAAGCGTCGATCGCCATAATGGCCGAGCCCCCCGTGGCTAACATCGGATCCACCACGAAAACCTGGCGTTGATCGATGTCGGACGGCAGTTTAACAAAGTATTCATGAGGCTGCAGGGTTTCTTCGTCCCGATACATGCCAATGTGACCCACTTTAGCAGCGGGAATCAATTCAAGAATACCGTCAACCATCCCAATCCCGGCACGCAGAATTGGTACAATGGCCACTTTTTTACCGGCTAATTCCTTCGCCGTCATCTTGGCAACTGGCGTTTCGATGACCTTGTCTTGTAATGGCATGTCGCGTGAAACTTCGTAAGCCATTAACGTCGAAATCTCGTTAACCACTTCCCGAAAACTGCGGGTCCCACAGTTTTTGTTACGAATAATCGTCAGCTTGTGTTGAATCAACGGGTGGTCGAGTACTTGAAACTTCCCCATGAATAAACGCTCCTTTGGTATTTCTTACAATTGTACCATTAACTGCAATGGCGTAGCGGATTTTTTTGGGAATGTAATCGCTTTTTCGTAATTTCTAGGGTAAAACGCTTAACGGGTGAGCCTGCGTTAAGGCGTGAACGCGCTGCCGCACGTCTCCTAAATTGGTTTGGTCAGTGGGTTGACTTAGCGTCTGACTAATCAGCCGAGCCACTTCCCGACAATCATCTGCCGTAAAGCCCCGGGTCGTCACCGCTGGCGTGCCCAACCGAATTCCCGACGTCTTGAACGGACTAAGGGTTTCATTCGGAATTGCTTCCTTATTGGTTGTGATCATCACCGTATCCAGTAGATCCTGTGCCTGCTTACCGTTGAGCCCCGTCTGGGAGACGTCTAACGTCATCAGGTGATTATCGGTTCCCCCCGAGATGACCCGCAGGTGAGCAGCATGGCTAAATTCATCGGCCATTGCCTGCGCATTTTCGATGATCTGGCGCGCATAGTCCTTGAAGGCTGGCTGACTATCTTCGAAAAGTGCCGCGGCCTTCCCCGCAATCACGTGTTCTAGCGGACCACCTTGGGTGCCTGGAAAGACTGCCGAGTTCAACTGCTTGGCGTATTGCGCCTGTGACAAAATTAAACCGCCACGAGGCCCCCGTAAGGTCTTATGGGTCGTCGTCGTGACCACGTCGGCAATTCCCACGGGACTCGGGTGTAGCCCGGCCGCCACCAGACCCGCGATGTGGGCCATGTCCACCATCAAGTAGGCCCCCACCTCGTCAGCTGTCCGGCGGAAGGCTTGCCAATCAATGATCCGTGAGTAGGCGGACGCTCCCGCCACAATCATCTTCGGCTTTAACTTCAATGCTAATTCCCGGATGGCCGCATAATCTAACCGTTCCGTTTCCGGGTTCAAACCGTAGCTGTAGCTGTGGTACAGCTTGCCGGAGAAATTAACCTTGGCGCCGTGGGTCAAATGGCCCCCGGCATCTAGGCCCATCCCCAAAACCACGTCTTCTGGCTTCAGGAAGGCCGCATAGACGGCCTGATTAGCCTGGGAGCCGGAGTGGGGTTGCACGTTCGCGTATTCTGCCCCGAACAGTTGCTTGGCCCGGTCGATGGCCAGCTGCTCCACCACATCAATGTATTGGGTTCCCCCGTAGTAACGCTTACCGGGATAACCTTCGGCGTACTTATTCGTCAGCACGGAACCTTGGGCGGCCCGCACGGCATGACTCACGATGTTTTCCGAAGCAATTAACTCAATGGTATCTTCTTGACGTTGCTCTTCTTTAGCGATGGCCCCCCAGAGGGCTGGATCTTCTGTTTTAAAATTCAAGGGCAATTCCTCCTGAGCTGTATGATACTCTCCATTTTAGCAAATTTGTCCGGAAAATGGGGAATGACGTCCCAATTAACCGGAAAATATCCCGAATTAACCAGAAAAATGGCGTTCTCCCGAAGATTTCTCGGCAAAACGCCATGCAAACTAAACTTGAATTAAGGTTGAAAATGCACCTGACCGGCCGACTTGTTTAAGCGGTTCATGTAGGCCGCCCCCAGACCAGTATCGGCAAATCCCTGGGTCAGAATCCCCTTCACCGGCGTTTCCAAGTCAAAATGCCGTAAGCCGGCAAATAAGCGGTGGCTGGCACTGGTCAGGTCGGGGCCTAGCGTGTAAGCCTCCGCGTTAGCTGGCAATTGGTGCGCTGCCAAAACATGATCAACGGCCATTACCCCCACCGAATAGGGCTGGGCTTGGGCCCAAGCCAACGCCGCTGACCAATCGTTTTCGTGGTCAACAATGTAGACCTGCGCGTCCGGTGCGTAGTGCTTATACTTCATGCCTGGTGCCTTAGGAACCTCGGTCTTGCCCACCCGATGATGGGTCGAACGGACCGTCCCAATCACGGCTTCAAGGTCCTCTTCGGTGACCGCTCCCGGCCGCAAAATGGTCGGCACGTCAGCGGTCAGATCCAGGATGGTCGATTCCACTCCGACTCGGGCAGGACCATCATCCACGATGCCGGCAATTTTCCCCTTCAAATCGTGGTAGACGTGTTGCGCCAACGTCGGACTCGGTTTCCCCGACGTATTGGCCGACGGTCCCACGATGGGCACGCCCGCTGCTTGAATCAACGCCAACGTGGTCTGGTTCGCGGGATTCCGAAAGGCCGCCGTGGACAGTCCCCCGGTGACGGCCGCCGATAGCTTCCCGGGTTGGAGGTTCAAAATCAAGGTTAGTGACCCCGGCCAAAAGGCCTTAATCAGTGCTTGGGCCTTAGTCGATAATGGTTGCGCATATTGCGCCACCATTGCTGGCCCCGTTACCGTGACAATTAACGGGTTATCACTCGGCCGCCCCTTGGCCGCATATACCTGCTTAACGGCGGCTTCGTTAGTCGCATCCGCTCCTAAGCCGTACACCGTTTCGGTCGGAAACGACACGAGTTGGCCGGCCCGCAAAAGGGCTGCAGCCGCGTCAATTTGATCCGGTTTAAAAATTTGTGTTTCCATTTATAATTCTCCCATACTCTCTCGTTATTCTGTGAGTTGAACCCGCACCATTCGGTCGTGACCACTCAAATCTTGACGAACGGTGACCAGCGCCGTCGGCAAGGCCGCCTGAAAAATCGCCCGCACTTTAGCCCCCTGTTGGTACCCGAGCTCCGCAAAAAAGTTGCCCTGCGGCGTCAACATGGTGGCCAAACTAGTGGCAAAGCGTTCGTAAAACGCTAAACCTTGATGGGCGGCAAACAGGGCCCCTTGAGGTTCGTAGCGTTTCACGGACGCATCCATGACCGCCGTCTCCGTCCGGTCGATATACGGCGGGTTGGAAACAATCACGTCAAAGCGGCGTCCCGCTACCGGGGCAAACAAATCCCCGACGGTTAAATGCACCTGGGGGGCCAACGCCTGCGCGTTCTGCCGAGCCACGGCCACGGCGGCGGCGGAAATATCCGTCCCCGTTACCTGCCAGGCCGGGCGTTCGGCCTGAAGGGTTACCGCAATGGCCCCACTACCGGTTCCCACGTCCAAGACGCGACGAGCACCCGCCGGCTGGCTAGTCAGTACCCAGTCCACCAGCTCTTCGGTTTCGACGCGCGGAATTAACGTCGCCGGACTCACCACAAACTCTCGCCCATAAAAGGGCGCGTGCCCTAACACGTACTGCGGGGGTTCACCCGCGACTACCCGCGCCACTTGCTGCCGATAGGTTGCTAATTGATCGTCGGGGATGGTGTCCCGGTAATGCTGTACCAGTTGCGTAAAGGTCCAGTGCTGAGCTTCCTGTAATAAGAATTGGGCAGCACTGGGATCCTGTTGTGCGACGCTTAGCTGCTGTTGTGCAGCTTTTAGCGCCGCAAAGTACGTCACCAGTTTAGCCATTGTTCTTTAGGTCTTCCAACTTAGCGGCCTGATCGGATAAGATTAGCGCATCAATAATATCGTCAAGTTCCCCGTTCATAATGCGGTCCAACTTGTTTAACGTCAAACCAATGCGGTGATCGGTCACCCGGTTTTGTGGGTAATTGTAGGTCCGGATCCGTTCGGAACGGTCCCCGGTCCCCACGGCCGACTTTCGTTCGGCATTGTAGGCATTTTCTTCCTGTTGCTTATAGTAATCGTAGACTCGGGCCCGCAGAATTTGCATGGCCTTAGCCCGGTTTTGTTGCTGGGACCGTTCATCTTGCATGGCCACCACAATCCCCGTGGGTAAGTGGGTCATCCGCACGGCAGAAGACGTCTTGTTAATGTGTTGCCCACCGGCACCGGAGGAGCGGTAGACGTCGGTTCGAATGTCCTTCGGGTCGATATCGATGTCGACATCCTCTTCTTCGGGCATGACCCCAACGGTTGCCGTACTGGTGTGCACCCGGCCGGCGGATTCCGTGACGGGGACCCGCTGAACCCGGTGAGCCCCGTTTTCGTATTTCAGCTTGGAATAAACTTTGTCACCGGTGATCATCATGACGATTTCTTTGAAACCACCCACTTCGGTCGCATTTTCGTCCACGATTTCGGTCTTCCATCCCTGACGTTCGGCGTACTTAGAGTACATGCTGAATAGGTCAGCCGCAAATAAGCTGGCTTCATCCCCGCCGGCTGCGCCGTGAATTTCCATGATGATGTTTTTATCATCGTTGGGATCCTTCGGTAACAGCAAGACCTTGATGTCTTCTTCCAGCTGTTCCTTTTGGCTGGTTAGCTCCTTCAATTCGTCCTTGACCATGCTCTCCATGTCGGCATCGAGCTTTTCGCGTAGCATCTCGTCGTCATCCTTAATCTGCTTGGTGACGTCTTGATATTGATGGTATTTCTCCACCGTTTCGCGTAGTTCGCCCTCTTCCTTGGATAGGGTCATGAACTTTTGGGTATCCGCAATCACTTCCGGATCGCTGATTAATTCGTTGAGTTCGTCGTAACGGTCCGCCACGGCCTGGAGCTTATCAAACATTTCATCCATTTTGAGTTAACCTCGTTTCGTTATTGCCCCATCTGGTCCAACGGCGGGTTGAAATAGTGCCGCCGACAGACCGGATAGTAGGCTTCGTTACCGCCAATCTGAACCTGTTCCCCCTCGTAAACGGGATGCCCGTCTTGAAAGCGCAGATTCATAATGGCCTTCTTGGTACAGAACCAGCAAATAGTTTTCATTTCTTCAATCTTATCCGCATATAATAGAAGGTATTTTGATCCTTCAAACAATTCATTGCGAAAATCGTTCTTCAACCCGAAGGTCATGACCGGAATATGCAAGTCATCCACGATCTTGGCCAATTGAAACACGTGCTCTTTGGTCAAGAACTGGGCCTCGTCAATCAACAGACAATTGGCTTGCGGGTCTAACTTTTCTACTTCATCGTAGACGTTGGTCGTCGCAAAAATTGGATGCGCGGGACGTTTCAGCCCGATGCGACTGGAAATGGCCCCGACCCCGTCACGGGTATCTAAGCCACTGGTCATAATAATGACCCGTTTATGTTGTTCCTCGTAGTTGTGGGCGACCTTTAAAATCTCAATGGACTTCCCACTATTCATTGCGCCGTACCGAAAAAAGAGCTGCGCCACGTTACTCCCACCTTTTTTGACAGTTTCTAATCTATTATAGCCGATTGCCTAGGAAAATTCGACCAGAGAAGCTGAAAAATCGCGGCTTTCGTTCTGGAAACGTTCTCGGCGGTGACGCCGCTCTTCGGCCGGTTTCCTTGCAATTTCGCAAAGTTCAAGGCGTGGACTCCCCTATTTGAGAAAAGAATGCTAAAAT
Above is a window of Levilactobacillus zymae DNA encoding:
- the atpE gene encoding F0F1 ATP synthase subunit C, yielding MGAIAAGIAMFGAAVGGGIGDGIVISKTLEGMVRQPELSGQLRTTMFIGVGLVEAMPIISFVVALMIMNK
- a CDS encoding thymidine kinase, producing the protein MAQLFFRYGAMNSGKSIEILKVAHNYEEQHKRVIIMTSGLDTRDGVGAISSRIGLKRPAHPIFATTNVYDEVEKLDPQANCLLIDEAQFLTKEHVFQLAKIVDDLHIPVMTFGLKNDFRNELFEGSKYLLLYADKIEEMKTICWFCTKKAIMNLRFQDGHPVYEGEQVQIGGNEAYYPVCRRHYFNPPLDQMGQ
- the prmC gene encoding peptide chain release factor N(5)-glutamine methyltransferase, translating into MAKLVTYFAALKAAQQQLSVAQQDPSAAQFLLQEAQHWTFTQLVQHYRDTIPDDQLATYRQQVARVVAGEPPQYVLGHAPFYGREFVVSPATLIPRVETEELVDWVLTSQPAGARRVLDVGTGSGAIAVTLQAERPAWQVTGTDISAAAVAVARQNAQALAPQVHLTVGDLFAPVAGRRFDVIVSNPPYIDRTETAVMDASVKRYEPQGALFAAHQGLAFYERFATSLATMLTPQGNFFAELGYQQGAKVRAIFQAALPTALVTVRQDLSGHDRMVRVQLTE
- the glyA gene encoding serine hydroxymethyltransferase, whose product is MNFKTEDPALWGAIAKEEQRQEDTIELIASENIVSHAVRAAQGSVLTNKYAEGYPGKRYYGGTQYIDVVEQLAIDRAKQLFGAEYANVQPHSGSQANQAVYAAFLKPEDVVLGMGLDAGGHLTHGAKVNFSGKLYHSYSYGLNPETERLDYAAIRELALKLKPKMIVAGASAYSRIIDWQAFRRTADEVGAYLMVDMAHIAGLVAAGLHPSPVGIADVVTTTTHKTLRGPRGGLILSQAQYAKQLNSAVFPGTQGGPLEHVIAGKAAALFEDSQPAFKDYARQIIENAQAMADEFSHAAHLRVISGGTDNHLMTLDVSQTGLNGKQAQDLLDTVMITTNKEAIPNETLSPFKTSGIRLGTPAVTTRGFTADDCREVARLISQTLSQPTDQTNLGDVRQRVHALTQAHPLSVLP
- the atpF gene encoding F0F1 ATP synthase subunit B, encoding MLSHLVVDQALYFGDSLFYLVCFILLMWLIKIFAWGPVTKMMQDRSDKIANDIDSAEKSRTDAAELVTKRQQALNGSRAEAATIVQDAKSNGQQQREQIVAQAQTDAQTLKVNAQKDIAQEREDALASARNDVADLSIAIASKIIQRELNADDQKALIDSYIEGLGKHHES
- the atpB gene encoding F0F1 ATP synthase subunit A; its protein translation is MNDGPVSTFQFLGLTFSTVNIVSGLIIFLLAFAVIFFTSRHITMKPSKGQNFLEWLIEFTNGILKGSIPADQVSSFGLYGFTLFLFLFLSNQLGLFLQLTFHGATIVRSPTSDPVLTLTFSLMTMMVAQYSGVQRLGYKKHFANYLKPFVFWLPISIFEEFTNFLTLGLRIFGVIFSGEMLLKVIWGLATSHGIATMIVAVPVEMIWQGFSAFLGAIQAFVFVTLSTVYISQKVVEK
- the atpH gene encoding ATP synthase F1 subunit delta — encoded protein: MSLDRTTVAKRYARALFELLSEKDQLEDGYTELQQLRRVFQDNPRLGTVLSDASLQAADREALVGQLTSQASPYIKNLIRMVYDYGRMDVMVAIIDQFQALYDEKHHTVYAHVTTAVDLSAEQKDRIATAYAQRVGAQKVILDSQVDPTIFGGVIVKSAGMILDGSLKTKISKLRRQLLA
- a CDS encoding L-threonylcarbamoyladenylate synthase, yielding METQIFKPDQIDAAAALLRAGQLVSFPTETVYGLGADATNEAAVKQVYAAKGRPSDNPLIVTVTGPAMVAQYAQPLSTKAQALIKAFWPGSLTLILNLQPGKLSAAVTGGLSTAAFRNPANQTTLALIQAAGVPIVGPSANTSGKPSPTLAQHVYHDLKGKIAGIVDDGPARVGVESTILDLTADVPTILRPGAVTEEDLEAVIGTVRSTHHRVGKTEVPKAPGMKYKHYAPDAQVYIVDHENDWSAALAWAQAQPYSVGVMAVDHVLAAHQLPANAEAYTLGPDLTSASHRLFAGLRHFDLETPVKGILTQGFADTGLGAAYMNRLNKSAGQVHFQP
- the prfA gene encoding peptide chain release factor 1, whose product is MDEMFDKLQAVADRYDELNELISDPEVIADTQKFMTLSKEEGELRETVEKYHQYQDVTKQIKDDDEMLREKLDADMESMVKDELKELTSQKEQLEEDIKVLLLPKDPNDDKNIIMEIHGAAGGDEASLFAADLFSMYSKYAERQGWKTEIVDENATEVGGFKEIVMMITGDKVYSKLKYENGAHRVQRVPVTESAGRVHTSTATVGVMPEEEDVDIDIDPKDIRTDVYRSSGAGGQHINKTSSAVRMTHLPTGIVVAMQDERSQQQNRAKAMQILRARVYDYYKQQEENAYNAERKSAVGTGDRSERIRTYNYPQNRVTDHRIGLTLNKLDRIMNGELDDIIDALILSDQAAKLEDLKNNG
- the upp gene encoding uracil phosphoribosyltransferase, translated to MGKFQVLDHPLIQHKLTIIRNKNCGTRSFREVVNEISTLMAYEVSRDMPLQDKVIETPVAKMTAKELAGKKVAIVPILRAGIGMVDGILELIPAAKVGHIGMYRDEETLQPHEYFVKLPSDIDQRQVFVVDPMLATGGSAIMAIDALKKRGASNIKFVCLVSAPEGVKALRAKHPDVDIYTAALDDHLNEDGYIVPGLGDAGDRLFGTK